The genomic region GAACCATCGTGCTGATTCCGTTTGCCGGATTGATCATTCGCACGTGCGGTTTGTCCTGGACTGATTTCTGGCATCTTGCAACCACGGATCGCGCGATGGCGGCATACCGCCTGACCTTTGGCGCGTCGCTGGTCGCAGCACTGGCAAATGCGGTTTTCGGAACGCTGCTGGCGTGGGTGCTGGTTCGCTACGAGTTTCCCGGAAGGCGGTTCATTGATGCGATGGTTGATTTTCCATTCGCTCTGCCGACTGCCGTAGCTGGTTTGACCCTCGCGAATCTCTTCGCCGCGAACGGGTGGCTTGGCAAATTTCTCGTGCCGCTGGGAATCAAGGGGGCGTTCACGCCTTTGGGGGTCGTGATCGCGTTGACGTTTGTGGGCCTGCCATTCGTCGTGAGAACCTTGCAACCTGTGCTTGAACAGTTTGAACGTGAAGTCGAGGAGGCGTCGGCAACCCTCGGTGCGGGGCGGCTCCGAACCTTCATCAGCATCATTGCCCCGACACTGTTTCCGGCGGTGCTGACCGGGTTCACGCTGGCGTTTGCGCGAGCGATTGGTGAATACGGATCGATCGTATTCATTTCCGGCAATCTCCCGTTCAAGACGGAGATCGCGCCCTATCTCATTGTGATGCGCCTTGAAGAATACGATTACACGGGAGCAATCGCACTCTCGGTGGTGCTGTTGATATTCTCTTTCGTGCTGCTCGCCGTCATCAACCTGGTTGAGCAGTGGGCCAATCGTTTTCAGCATTGATATGGCCGGAATCGTCACCCGAAAGATCGCCGCCTCGCGCCAGCAATCACAGCGCGGCACGGAGGAATCTCCGCTGGTGAAGTGGACGCTCATCAGCCTGGCCCTCGTGTTCTGCCTGATTTTCCTGCTGCTTCCGCTGGCCAACGTCTTCGTCCAGGCGCTTGCGAAGGGCTGGAGTTACTATTGGGATGCGCTGACGAATCCCGATTCATGGGCTGCGATTCGCCTCACGCTGACGGTTGCGCTGATCAGTGTGCCGATCAATGTGGTGTTCGGCCTCGCGGCTTCCTGGGCGATAGCGAAGTTCAAGTTCCGCGGCCGATCGCTCCTGATCACGCTCATTGACCTGCCGTTCTCGGTATCGCCAGTGGTCGCGGGATTGATGTTCGTGGTTCTGTTCGGCCTGCAGGGTTACTTCGGCCAATGGCTCGATGAAAGGAACATAAAGATCATTTTTGCCGTGCCGGGAATTGTTCTCGCCACGGTCTTCGTCACTTTTCCATTCGTCGCCCGTGAATTGATTCCCGTAATGCAGGCGACGGGAACGGAACAGGAGCAGGCAGCGCTGAGTCTTGGCGCCAACGGCTGGCAGACCTTCTGGTTCGTAACCTTGCCTTCCGTGAAGTGGGGTTTGATTTATGGCGTCATTCTTTGCAATGCGCGCGCCATGGGTGAGTTCGGCGCTGTTTCAGTGGTATCGGGCCATATCACGGGATTGACCGATACGATGCCGCTGAGGGTCGAGAAACTTTATAACGAGTACAACGCTCCCGCGGCATTCGCCATTGCCAGCGTACTGGCGCTGCTCGCCTTGATCACGCTTGCCGTCAAGACACTGCTCGAGTGGAGGCAGGCCCGGGAATATGAACGCACACAGCAGGCTCCGGTGGATCCGGCCGAAATGGATACCGACTTTATAGCGCGCGAGAATTTGAAATGAGCATCGAACTGAAAAACGTTACCAAGCAATTCGGCGAAGTGGCGGCCGTCCGAGACGTCAGCTTTTCAGTCACCGAGGGCGAACTCATGGCGCTGCTGGGACCGAGTGGCGGTGGCAAGACGACTGTGCTCCGGATGATTGCTGGCTTGGAAATGCCGACGTCTGGCGACGTTTTCATCCGGGGCCAGCGCGTGAACAACCTGTCCGTTCAGGAGCGCAACATCGGCTTTGTGTTTCAGAATTATGCGTTGTTCAAGAACATGAACGTGTTCAAGAACATCGCTTTCGGGCTGCGCATCAAGAAATGGAAGAAGACCGATATTCAGGCGCGCGTGGAGGAACTCGTCCAGTTGTTTGGAATCCAGGGACTCGAGAAACGGTATCCACACCAGCTTTCCGGCGGCCAGCGGCAGCGCGTCGCCATCGCACGCGCGCTGGCGTCCAAGCCGAGCGTGCTTCTGCTCGACGAGCCGTTTGGCGCTGTCGATGCAAAGATCCGCCAGGAACTGCGCGAGTGGCTGGTCTCGCTGCATCATGATCTCAACGTCACGACCATCTTTGTCACGCACGACCAGGAAGAGGCGCTCGAGGTTTCAAATCGCATCGTCATCTTCTCCCGCGGCCGCCTCGAACAGGTGGGAACGCCGCGCGAAGTGTACGAGCAACCTGCGAACGAAACCGTTGCGCGTTTCATTGGCGTCATGAACGTGCTCGACGCGGAGGTGCAGGGCGGGGTTGCGCGTGTCAGCGAACTGCAGTTCCCCGCTCATGGAAGCCCCGACGGGACGCGGCTGCGCATCGGATTCCGCCCGTATGCAGTTCAAATTTCCACCGACCTGTCGCTTTACCCGTATCGCGCCGTGCTGCGGCACACGTTCTTTCTCGGGATCATGTTGCGGCTGGAGTTCGAACTCGAATCGGGCCTGCTTCTCCGCAGCCGCATGACGAAGGAGGAATACGCGCAGCTCGGACTTGACGAGGGCCGCGAGGTGTCCTTGCAAATCAGGAATTATCGGGTCCTTGCGGCGGAGAGTTCGCCGCTCACGCCCGAGAACGAAATCACATACCAGCCGCCGCCCTCGATCGCAGAGAACATCTGAGCTCGGAAACAGAACAATCCTTCATCAGGAGCGCATTGCTCGAACAACCGCTTCGGCAACCTGGCTCACGCTGATGCTGTTCATGCAGCGGAAATCGATCGGGCACTTGCGAAGAAAGCAGGGGGAGCAGGGCACATTGGAAACGAGGAATTGGTGCTGCGAATCACCGGGTAATCCGGGGCCTGTCAACTCCGCCGAAGTGCTGCCGAAAGGAACCACGACACGCGTGCCTACCGCCGCGGCCACATGCATCGGGCCTGTATCGTTGGTCAGTGCCACATCGCAGAGTTTGAGCACGGCACAAAGCTCCCGCAGCGATGTGCGCCCTGCGAGACAATCAGATGGAATTCGAGCCGCCCTCAGTGACGACTGAATGGATGTCGCTAGGGGAACATCGGCTGGCCCTCCCAAAATCAACCATCGGCAGCCTGTCTTTGCAGCAATCTCTTTTGCCGCCGCGATGAAGCGTTCGGCCGGCCACCGCTTGGCGGGGCCATATTCAGCACCCGCGTTCAGCGCGCATAGCGGAACGAGGGAACCA from Verrucomicrobiia bacterium harbors:
- the cysW gene encoding sulfate ABC transporter permease subunit CysW gives rise to the protein MAGIVTRKIAASRQQSQRGTEESPLVKWTLISLALVFCLIFLLLPLANVFVQALAKGWSYYWDALTNPDSWAAIRLTLTVALISVPINVVFGLAASWAIAKFKFRGRSLLITLIDLPFSVSPVVAGLMFVVLFGLQGYFGQWLDERNIKIIFAVPGIVLATVFVTFPFVARELIPVMQATGTEQEQAALSLGANGWQTFWFVTLPSVKWGLIYGVILCNARAMGEFGAVSVVSGHITGLTDTMPLRVEKLYNEYNAPAAFAIASVLALLALITLAVKTLLEWRQAREYERTQQAPVDPAEMDTDFIARENLK
- a CDS encoding ABC transporter ATP-binding protein — encoded protein: MSIELKNVTKQFGEVAAVRDVSFSVTEGELMALLGPSGGGKTTVLRMIAGLEMPTSGDVFIRGQRVNNLSVQERNIGFVFQNYALFKNMNVFKNIAFGLRIKKWKKTDIQARVEELVQLFGIQGLEKRYPHQLSGGQRQRVAIARALASKPSVLLLDEPFGAVDAKIRQELREWLVSLHHDLNVTTIFVTHDQEEALEVSNRIVIFSRGRLEQVGTPREVYEQPANETVARFIGVMNVLDAEVQGGVARVSELQFPAHGSPDGTRLRIGFRPYAVQISTDLSLYPYRAVLRHTFFLGIMLRLEFELESGLLLRSRMTKEEYAQLGLDEGREVSLQIRNYRVLAAESSPLTPENEITYQPPPSIAENI
- the cysT gene encoding sulfate ABC transporter permease subunit CysT, which encodes MAAKKFNALPGFGLTMGITLFFLGTIVLIPFAGLIIRTCGLSWTDFWHLATTDRAMAAYRLTFGASLVAALANAVFGTLLAWVLVRYEFPGRRFIDAMVDFPFALPTAVAGLTLANLFAANGWLGKFLVPLGIKGAFTPLGVVIALTFVGLPFVVRTLQPVLEQFEREVEEASATLGAGRLRTFISIIAPTLFPAVLTGFTLAFARAIGEYGSIVFISGNLPFKTEIAPYLIVMRLEEYDYTGAIALSVVLLIFSFVLLAVINLVEQWANRFQH